The Vescimonas coprocola genome includes a window with the following:
- the spoVAC gene encoding stage V sporulation protein AC, producing MDMTPKEYQAYVKRMQKKSPLGKDMALAFVIGGLICVAGQAIGDGFRGAGLNTEDAGTATSVSLVFLSALLTGLGLYHRLARFGGAGTLVPITGFANAVVSPALDFKAEGFVTGMAAKMFVIAGPVIVYGTLASVVYGVVLWALG from the coding sequence GTGGACATGACGCCCAAGGAGTATCAGGCGTATGTGAAGCGGATGCAGAAGAAGTCCCCGCTGGGAAAGGATATGGCGCTGGCCTTCGTCATCGGCGGGCTCATCTGTGTGGCGGGACAGGCTATCGGAGACGGCTTCCGGGGGGCGGGGCTGAATACAGAGGACGCCGGGACCGCCACGTCGGTGTCCCTTGTGTTCCTGTCGGCGCTGCTGACAGGGCTGGGGCTTTACCACCGGCTGGCCCGGTTCGGCGGGGCCGGGACGCTGGTACCCATCACGGGCTTTGCCAATGCCGTGGTATCCCCGGCGCTGGATTTCAAGGCAGAGGGCTTCGTCACCGGCATGGCGGCCAAAATGTTCGTCATTGCCGGCCCGGTGATCGTCTATGGCACACTGGCCAGCGTGGTGTACGGCGTGGTGCTGTGGGCGCTGGGCTGA
- a CDS encoding thymidine kinase yields the protein MAQLYFKYGAMGSSKTANALMARFNYEERGQATLLVKPRLDTRDGDHMVSSRIGLTHPCIYFDEMQQMTDEQLQQYACIIVDEAQFLQKADIYYLVHLVDDCNIPVMCYGLRADFKGELFPGSYHLLVMADKLEEVKTICWCGKKAAFNARFDQHGHVVKEGAQVVLGANDKYIGLCRRHWMAGDLGPDFDINRV from the coding sequence ATGGCACAGCTATACTTCAAATACGGGGCGATGGGCTCCAGCAAGACCGCCAACGCCCTGATGGCACGGTTCAACTACGAGGAGCGGGGACAGGCCACCCTGCTGGTGAAGCCCCGGCTGGATACACGGGACGGTGACCACATGGTGTCCTCCCGCATCGGTCTGACCCACCCCTGCATCTACTTCGACGAGATGCAGCAGATGACGGATGAGCAGTTGCAGCAGTATGCCTGCATCATCGTGGACGAGGCCCAGTTCCTGCAAAAGGCCGATATCTACTATCTGGTGCATCTGGTGGACGACTGCAACATCCCCGTCATGTGCTACGGCCTGCGGGCGGACTTCAAAGGGGAGCTATTCCCCGGCAGCTATCATCTGCTGGTGATGGCAGACAAGCTGGAGGAGGTCAAGACCATCTGCTGGTGCGGCAAGAAGGCCGCCTTCAACGCCCGCTTCGATCAGCACGGCCATGTGGTGAAGGAGGGCGCTCAGGTGGTGCTGGGAGCCAACGACAAGTACATTGGCCTCTGCCGCCGCCACTGGATGGCCGGGGATCTGGGGCCGGACTTCGACATCAACCGGGTATGA
- a CDS encoding 4Fe-4S dicluster-binding protein: MYDPAHPFGKKRYDRAIIDPVSCTGCGYCTMFCVMDCILLQPDGFYTVDLDRCIGCRSCKVNCPFEAVIILPPKEDA; the protein is encoded by the coding sequence ATGTACGATCCTGCACATCCCTTCGGGAAAAAACGCTATGACCGGGCCATCATCGACCCGGTGAGCTGCACCGGCTGCGGCTACTGCACCATGTTCTGCGTCATGGACTGCATCCTTTTGCAGCCGGACGGCTTTTATACGGTGGATCTGGACCGCTGCATCGGATGCCGGTCCTGTAAGGTGAACTGTCCCTTCGAGGCCGTCATCATCCTGCCCCCCAAGGAGGACGCATGA
- the mutY gene encoding A/G-specific adenine glycosylase, with translation MEEQILKQLAQPLLAWYDIHRRILPWREEVSPYRTWVSEIMLQQTRVAAVLPYFQRFMEAFPTVEALAQADTERLMKLWEGLGYYSRARNLQKAARILTEQYGGRFPETYRELTALPGIGDYTAGAILSIAFGQAVPAVDGNVLRLAARITGSRLDVLDAKNRKIFRSWMAAAMSQERPGAYNQALMDLGATVCLPSGAPLCGDCPAGDFCIARQEGCQARLPVRSPKREKRTEHLTVFLLRRGAAAALRQRPDTGLLAGLWEYPHVPGTLTEAEAARQLQMWGVNPTKWRKKLSARHIFTHVRWEMTGYVVEVDGLGPGDWLWAEAQQRERLAIPSAFEKFTAELKEGE, from the coding sequence ATGGAAGAACAGATACTAAAGCAGCTGGCCCAACCGCTGCTGGCATGGTATGATATCCACCGGCGCATCCTGCCGTGGCGGGAAGAGGTATCCCCCTACCGAACATGGGTGTCGGAGATCATGCTCCAGCAGACCCGTGTGGCGGCGGTGCTGCCGTATTTTCAGCGGTTCATGGAGGCCTTCCCCACGGTGGAGGCCCTGGCCCAGGCCGACACGGAGCGGCTCATGAAGCTGTGGGAGGGGCTGGGCTATTACAGCCGGGCCAGAAATCTGCAAAAGGCGGCCCGCATCCTCACGGAGCAGTACGGCGGCCGCTTCCCGGAGACATACCGGGAGCTGACGGCCCTTCCGGGCATCGGGGACTATACGGCGGGGGCTATCCTCTCCATCGCCTTCGGACAGGCCGTTCCGGCGGTGGACGGCAACGTGCTGCGTCTGGCGGCACGGATCACCGGCAGCCGTCTGGATGTACTGGATGCCAAAAACCGCAAGATCTTCCGCAGCTGGATGGCGGCGGCCATGTCTCAGGAGCGGCCCGGCGCCTACAATCAGGCGCTGATGGATCTGGGGGCCACGGTGTGCCTGCCGTCGGGAGCGCCTCTGTGCGGGGACTGCCCCGCCGGGGATTTCTGCATAGCCCGGCAGGAGGGCTGTCAGGCCCGGCTGCCGGTGCGCTCCCCCAAGCGGGAGAAGCGGACGGAGCATCTGACTGTGTTCCTGCTGCGGCGGGGAGCTGCGGCGGCGCTGCGGCAGCGCCCGGATACGGGCCTGCTGGCGGGGCTGTGGGAGTACCCCCATGTACCGGGTACGCTGACGGAGGCGGAGGCCGCCCGGCAGCTGCAAATGTGGGGGGTAAACCCCACCAAGTGGAGAAAAAAGCTGTCAGCCCGGCATATATTCACTCACGTTCGCTGGGAAATGACGGGCTATGTGGTGGAGGTGGACGGCCTTGGACCGGGAGACTGGCTCTGGGCGGAGGCACAGCAGCGGGAGCGGCTGGCCATCCCCTCCGCCTTCGAGAAATTTACCGCAGAGCTGAAAGAGGGAGAATGA
- a CDS encoding N-acyl-D-amino-acid deacylase family protein, with protein sequence MLDLLIRGGTVIDGTGAPGFSADVAVEGGVIAAVEPLPPDTPARRVMDAAGKLVTPGFIDIHRHADAAAFRPGFGELELRQGLTTIVNGNCGLSAAPFGPAHREEILAYLAPITGEAPPELETETLAGYFASQPPAPIHTGMLVGAGVLRADAAGYALQRLEKRHYDAIHRSMERALSDGAVGVSLGLGYAPECFYTTRELIEALRPLSGGDVPVTVHMRQEGAGVVDSVREMLTVARTLRIPLQISHLKAMGRDSWGKKIPQVLELLEEARQEGLDVGCDVYPYTAGSTQLLHILPPEFLAGGMEAVVRRLSDPAARRELAERIQSGAGFDDIARLAGWDGIYLTSLHCPEDHPYLGKSLAEIAAMTGQDPLTCCCDLLVREQGEITMIDFMASEEDITAILQSPLSHLISDATYPTEGMPHPRVYGTFPRLLQHFVREKGALTWEQAIHKMTGRPAQRLRLAGKGVLAAGMDADLCVFDPEEFRETGTYQEPCRMAAGMDTVLAAGVPVLEQGVLTGARPGRIIRR encoded by the coding sequence ATGCTGGACCTGCTGATCCGGGGCGGCACCGTCATAGACGGCACCGGAGCCCCCGGTTTTTCCGCCGACGTGGCGGTGGAGGGCGGCGTCATCGCCGCTGTGGAGCCGCTGCCGCCGGATACCCCGGCCCGACGGGTGATGGATGCCGCCGGGAAGCTGGTGACACCGGGCTTCATCGATATCCATCGCCATGCCGATGCGGCGGCCTTCCGTCCCGGCTTCGGAGAGCTGGAGCTGCGGCAGGGGCTGACCACCATTGTAAACGGAAACTGCGGTCTGTCCGCCGCCCCCTTCGGCCCGGCGCACCGGGAGGAAATATTGGCCTATCTGGCCCCCATCACCGGGGAGGCCCCGCCGGAGCTGGAGACGGAGACGCTGGCGGGGTATTTTGCCTCCCAGCCACCGGCCCCTATCCACACGGGGATGCTGGTGGGGGCCGGCGTTCTGCGGGCGGATGCGGCGGGCTACGCCCTCCAGCGATTGGAAAAGCGCCATTACGACGCCATCCACCGCAGCATGGAGCGGGCGCTTTCGGACGGCGCCGTGGGCGTGTCGCTGGGGCTGGGCTATGCCCCGGAGTGCTTCTATACCACCCGGGAGCTGATCGAGGCCCTGCGGCCCCTCAGCGGCGGCGACGTGCCGGTGACAGTGCATATGCGGCAGGAGGGGGCCGGGGTGGTGGATTCCGTCCGGGAGATGCTGACGGTGGCCCGTACCCTGCGTATCCCCCTGCAGATCTCCCACCTGAAGGCCATGGGCCGGGACAGCTGGGGAAAGAAGATCCCGCAGGTGCTGGAGCTTCTGGAGGAGGCCCGGCAGGAGGGGCTGGACGTGGGGTGCGACGTGTACCCCTATACCGCCGGCTCCACCCAGCTGCTGCACATCCTGCCGCCGGAGTTTCTGGCGGGAGGCATGGAGGCGGTGGTGCGCCGCCTGTCGGACCCGGCGGCCCGCCGGGAGCTGGCGGAGCGCATCCAGAGCGGGGCGGGCTTCGACGACATTGCCAGACTGGCGGGCTGGGACGGCATCTATCTGACCAGCCTCCACTGCCCGGAGGATCACCCCTATCTGGGGAAGAGTCTGGCGGAGATCGCCGCCATGACGGGACAGGATCCCCTGACCTGCTGCTGCGACCTGCTGGTGCGGGAGCAGGGGGAGATCACCATGATCGACTTCATGGCCTCGGAGGAGGACATCACCGCCATTCTGCAAAGCCCCCTGTCCCATCTGATCTCCGATGCCACCTATCCCACGGAGGGGATGCCTCACCCACGGGTGTACGGTACCTTCCCCCGGCTTTTGCAGCACTTTGTCCGGGAAAAGGGTGCGCTGACGTGGGAGCAGGCCATCCACAAGATGACGGGCCGTCCCGCCCAGCGGCTGCGGCTGGCCGGAAAGGGTGTGCTGGCGGCGGGGATGGACGCCGATCTCTGCGTATTTGACCCGGAGGAGTTCCGGGAAACAGGAACGTATCAGGAGCCCTGCCGCATGGCGGCGGGGATGGACACCGTCTTGGCGGCGGGCGTGCCGGTGCTGGAGCAGGGTGTGCTCACCGGCGCCCGTCCGGGACGCATCATCAGGAGGTAA
- a CDS encoding 4Fe-4S cluster-binding domain-containing protein, with translation MICNICPRRCGAERTETYGGGFCRMPAVPVIARAGLHLWEEPVLSGTRGSGAVFFSGCSLGCVYCQNHTISAEGVGKAVTTERLREIFRELIAQGAHNIDLITASHFVPFLLPALEEPLPVPVVFNCGGYERVETLRLLEGKVQIWLPDLKYGLEEPARRYSHAPDYFPVATEAIREMFRQVGPCRMEDGLLRQGVVIRHLVLPGQLESTRRVIDWVARTFRPGEVLFSLMSQYTPQPGAEGPLRRHVTAAEYRAAAEYMANCGIVDGFVQERTSAREEYTPAFDLTGV, from the coding sequence ATGATCTGTAACATCTGTCCCCGTCGGTGCGGGGCGGAGCGCACCGAGACCTACGGCGGCGGCTTCTGCCGGATGCCCGCCGTGCCGGTCATCGCACGGGCCGGGCTGCACCTGTGGGAGGAACCGGTGCTCTCCGGCACACGGGGCAGCGGAGCGGTGTTCTTCTCCGGCTGCTCGCTGGGCTGCGTCTACTGCCAGAACCACACCATCTCCGCCGAGGGGGTGGGCAAGGCCGTCACCACGGAGCGGCTGCGGGAGATCTTCCGTGAACTTATCGCTCAGGGCGCCCACAACATCGACCTCATCACCGCCAGCCACTTCGTTCCCTTCCTGCTGCCGGCGCTGGAGGAGCCTCTGCCGGTGCCGGTGGTGTTCAACTGCGGCGGCTACGAGCGGGTGGAGACGCTGCGTCTGCTGGAAGGAAAAGTGCAGATCTGGCTGCCGGACCTGAAATACGGGCTGGAGGAGCCGGCCCGGCGCTATTCCCACGCCCCGGACTACTTCCCCGTAGCCACGGAGGCCATCCGGGAGATGTTCCGTCAGGTGGGTCCCTGCCGCATGGAGGATGGCCTGCTGCGGCAGGGGGTGGTCATCCGGCATCTGGTGCTGCCGGGGCAGCTGGAAAGCACCCGGCGGGTCATCGACTGGGTGGCCCGGACCTTCCGTCCGGGGGAGGTGCTGTTCTCCCTCATGAGCCAGTATACCCCCCAGCCCGGCGCAGAGGGCCCCCTGCGCCGCCATGTGACGGCGGCGGAGTACCGTGCGGCAGCGGAGTACATGGCCAACTGCGGCATCGTGGACGGCTTCGTGCAGGAGCGCACCTCCGCCCGTGAGGAGTATACCCCGGCCTTCGACCTGACCGGGGTATAG
- the hemW gene encoding radical SAM family heme chaperone HemW, with translation MAKQAHPLGLYLHIPFCKSKCAYCDFYSLSGREDRMDAYTAALERHLIEVAPQAAQHSVDTVYFGGGTPSYLGEKRLVKLLKAVKKHYHMDPHAEITLEANPDSAGDWKALRALRRAGFNRISLGVQSTDDVCLRALGRIHTWQQVQEAVSACRRAKFPDVSLDLIYGLPGQTMEQWEKTLSDALTLQPEHLSCYGLKLEEGTPLYRQRDSLTLPDDEAQADMYLYAVEYLRQNGYEQYEISNFARPGHASRHNLKCWTLGEYAGFGPGAYSDFGGVRYGYIRDLDRYIAGELVLAESEHIPASEREMEYIMLRLRTTEGMNIREFENRFRRRFDPLGARLEVYADHGLAQRTEQGWRLTPRGFLVSNQIIGELQELLNREKLERLRRAQEGDYRVV, from the coding sequence ATGGCCAAGCAAGCGCATCCTCTGGGGCTGTATCTGCACATTCCCTTCTGCAAGTCCAAATGCGCCTACTGCGACTTCTACTCCCTCTCCGGGCGGGAGGATCGCATGGACGCCTACACGGCGGCACTGGAGCGCCACCTGATCGAGGTGGCCCCGCAGGCGGCGCAGCATTCGGTGGACACGGTGTACTTTGGCGGCGGCACCCCCAGCTATCTGGGGGAGAAGCGGTTGGTGAAGCTGCTGAAAGCCGTAAAGAAGCACTATCACATGGATCCCCACGCCGAGATCACACTGGAGGCCAACCCCGACAGCGCCGGGGACTGGAAGGCCCTGCGGGCGCTGCGGCGGGCGGGCTTTAACCGCATCTCCCTGGGGGTCCAGTCCACGGACGACGTCTGTCTCCGGGCCTTGGGCCGCATCCACACATGGCAGCAGGTGCAGGAGGCTGTGTCCGCCTGCCGGAGGGCCAAATTCCCGGACGTGAGTCTGGACCTGATTTACGGCCTGCCGGGGCAGACCATGGAGCAGTGGGAAAAGACCCTCTCCGACGCCCTGACCCTCCAGCCGGAGCATCTGTCCTGCTACGGGCTGAAGCTGGAGGAGGGAACGCCCCTCTACCGGCAGCGGGACAGTCTGACCCTGCCGGACGACGAGGCACAGGCGGATATGTATCTCTACGCCGTGGAGTATCTGCGGCAAAACGGCTATGAGCAGTATGAGATCTCCAATTTTGCACGGCCCGGCCACGCCTCCCGCCACAACCTGAAATGCTGGACACTGGGGGAGTATGCGGGGTTCGGCCCCGGTGCCTACTCCGACTTTGGCGGCGTCCGCTACGGCTACATCCGGGACTTGGATCGGTACATTGCCGGGGAGCTGGTGCTGGCGGAGTCGGAGCACATCCCCGCCTCGGAGCGGGAGATGGAGTACATCATGCTGCGGCTGCGTACCACGGAGGGGATGAACATCAGGGAGTTTGAAAACCGCTTCCGCCGGCGCTTCGACCCCTTGGGCGCACGGCTGGAGGTTTACGCCGACCACGGCTTGGCCCAGCGGACGGAGCAGGGCTGGCGCCTGACGCCCCGTGGCTTTCTGGTGTCCAACCAGATCATCGGGGAGCTGCAGGAGCTCCTGAACCGGGAGAAGCTGGAGCGTCTGCGCCGGGCGCAGGAGGGCGACTACCGGGTGGTATGA
- a CDS encoding inositol monophosphatase family protein: MLENIIDIVRRAGELVRSAHNVTAATHEKNGPADLVTEYDLAVQRFLRQELLALLPEADFFGEEGQHDALTSPWTFIVDPIDGTTNFVRGFAYTNISVALAKDGQVEYAVVYAPLAGDLYAARRGGGATLNGRAIHVSGRDPGHSLVVCGSTIYDRSYTERHFAIMRYLYDRGLDYRRFGAAALDLCQVAAGRAEVFFECRLSPWDFAAGSLLVQEAGGCVTTLEGTTIDPLRPGSVFAANALCGGLTAELPRG; encoded by the coding sequence ATGCTGGAGAACATCATCGATATTGTGCGCCGGGCCGGGGAGCTGGTCCGCAGCGCCCACAATGTGACGGCGGCCACCCATGAGAAGAACGGGCCCGCCGATCTGGTGACGGAGTACGATCTGGCGGTGCAGCGCTTTTTGCGGCAGGAGCTGCTGGCCCTGCTGCCGGAGGCGGATTTCTTTGGGGAGGAGGGGCAGCACGATGCCCTGACGTCGCCGTGGACCTTCATCGTGGACCCCATCGACGGCACCACCAATTTTGTCCGGGGCTTTGCCTACACCAACATCTCCGTGGCGCTGGCCAAGGATGGGCAGGTGGAGTACGCCGTGGTATATGCGCCGCTGGCCGGGGATCTGTACGCTGCCCGCCGGGGCGGCGGGGCCACCCTCAACGGCAGAGCCATCCACGTCAGTGGCCGGGATCCCGGCCACTCGCTGGTGGTGTGCGGCTCCACCATCTATGACCGCAGCTATACGGAGCGGCACTTCGCCATCATGCGGTATCTCTACGACCGGGGACTGGACTACCGTCGGTTCGGGGCGGCGGCGCTGGATCTGTGTCAGGTGGCGGCGGGCCGGGCGGAGGTGTTCTTCGAGTGTCGGCTCAGCCCGTGGGATTTCGCCGCCGGGAGCCTGCTGGTGCAGGAGGCCGGGGGCTGCGTCACCACGCTGGAGGGGACGACCATCGATCCCCTGCGCCCCGGCTCCGTGTTTGCCGCCAACGCCCTGTGCGGCGGGCTGACGGCGGAGCTGCCCCGTGGATAA
- a CDS encoding response regulator transcription factor, which produces MRILVVEDEARLAQTLAELLHRQGYTADISGDGLSGLDNAASDIYDLVVLDAMLPGMDGFTLLQRLRQEGHTVPVLMLTARSGVEDRVRGLDSGADYYLTKPFEPQELLACVRLLLRRTDGQPRQEDAVSCGDLRLEPGTFLLRCGQREVRLSRREYDLMELLIRSYPQIVTKEQLILKVWGYDSDAEDNNVEVYISFLRRKLEHLHSAVKIRTHRLVGYCLEVGA; this is translated from the coding sequence ATGCGGATACTGGTGGTGGAGGACGAGGCCCGGCTGGCCCAGACGCTGGCGGAGCTGCTGCACCGGCAGGGCTATACGGCGGACATCAGCGGCGACGGCCTGTCGGGGCTGGACAACGCCGCCTCGGATATTTACGATCTGGTGGTGCTGGACGCCATGCTGCCGGGGATGGACGGCTTCACCCTGCTGCAAAGGCTGCGGCAGGAGGGACATACCGTGCCGGTGCTGATGCTCACCGCCCGCAGCGGCGTGGAGGACAGGGTACGGGGACTGGACAGCGGGGCGGATTACTATCTCACCAAGCCCTTTGAGCCGCAGGAACTGCTGGCCTGCGTGCGGCTGCTGCTGCGGCGCACCGACGGTCAGCCCCGGCAGGAGGACGCCGTTAGCTGCGGCGATCTGCGGCTGGAGCCGGGGACCTTTCTGCTGCGCTGCGGCCAGCGGGAGGTGCGGCTGAGCCGGAGGGAGTACGACCTGATGGAGCTGCTGATCCGCAGCTATCCCCAGATCGTTACCAAGGAACAGCTGATCCTGAAGGTGTGGGGCTATGATTCCGATGCCGAGGACAACAACGTGGAGGTCTACATCTCCTTTCTGCGGCGGAAGCTGGAGCATTTGCATTCCGCCGTGAAGATCCGCACCCACCGGCTGGTGGGCTACTGCCTGGAGGTGGGGGCATGA
- a CDS encoding sensor histidine kinase has protein sequence MSGMIRRLRWKIVGISMLFVTLVLAAVFTGVMLTARSSLEQSSTRQLEEALRGEGYDGQNGQPCFVTEVYPSGTVRVMGSSYYQISEEDLLALVQECLSQQEESGLLTDYHLRYLRYDGALSIRIAFTDSTLEQSALRAMAGNLLLIALAALVVLLGCSYLLSGVAARPVERAWQEQQRFLSDASHELKTPLTVILSSADLLAESAPAEEQTYVENIRAESRRMKKLVEEMLTLFRAESVRRETAFSEVDLSDVVTDAALRFEPVVFESGRRLLYTIDEGLQVSGDRDALERLTGILLDNAVKYAPQGTDIRLTLTHQDRTACLAVENGGDPIPPEVAAHLFDRFYRADSSRTGTGFGLGLAIARAIVQNHRGNIICRSQEGVNRFSVTLPVLRQKEAQ, from the coding sequence ATGAGCGGCATGATCCGCAGGCTCCGGTGGAAGATCGTGGGCATCAGTATGCTGTTTGTGACGCTGGTGCTGGCGGCGGTATTCACCGGAGTGATGCTCACGGCCCGCAGCAGTCTGGAGCAGAGCAGCACCCGGCAGCTGGAGGAGGCCCTGCGGGGCGAGGGCTACGACGGCCAGAACGGCCAACCCTGCTTCGTGACGGAGGTCTATCCCAGCGGTACGGTGCGGGTCATGGGCAGCAGCTACTATCAGATCAGTGAGGAGGACCTGCTGGCGCTGGTACAGGAATGCCTGTCCCAGCAGGAGGAGAGCGGCCTGCTGACGGACTATCATCTGCGCTATCTGCGCTATGACGGCGCTCTTTCCATCCGCATCGCCTTCACCGACAGTACACTGGAGCAGTCGGCGCTGCGGGCCATGGCGGGGAATCTGCTGCTGATCGCACTGGCGGCGCTGGTGGTGCTGCTGGGGTGCAGCTATCTGCTCTCCGGTGTGGCTGCCCGGCCGGTGGAGCGGGCGTGGCAGGAGCAGCAGCGCTTCCTGTCCGACGCCAGCCATGAGCTGAAAACGCCCCTGACGGTGATCCTGTCCTCCGCCGACCTGCTGGCGGAGTCCGCCCCGGCGGAGGAGCAGACGTATGTGGAGAACATCCGGGCGGAGTCCCGGCGGATGAAGAAGCTGGTGGAGGAGATGCTGACCCTGTTCCGGGCGGAGAGTGTCCGGCGGGAGACGGCCTTCTCCGAGGTGGATCTGTCGGACGTGGTGACGGACGCCGCCCTGCGATTCGAGCCGGTGGTGTTTGAATCCGGACGGCGGCTGCTGTATACCATCGACGAGGGGCTGCAGGTCTCCGGCGACCGGGACGCTTTGGAGCGTCTGACGGGTATCCTGCTGGATAACGCCGTGAAATATGCCCCCCAAGGCACGGATATCCGCCTGACCCTGACCCATCAGGACCGCACCGCCTGTCTGGCGGTGGAAAACGGCGGCGATCCCATCCCGCCGGAGGTGGCGGCCCACCTGTTCGACCGGTTCTACCGGGCCGACAGCAGCCGTACCGGCACGGGCTTCGGACTGGGGCTGGCCATTGCACGGGCCATCGTCCAGAACCACAGGGGAAACATCATCTGCCGCAGTCAGGAGGGCGTGAACCGCTTCTCCGTGACGCTGCCTGTTTTACGCCAGAAGGAGGCGCAGTGA
- a CDS encoding peptidoglycan DD-metalloendopeptidase family protein, with protein MKQELENKRPDSEERRSIWQRWKQNLKDWVWFCKEHPDWLDLDVQTWVSTHIGQPLRRRWQRLRELRHQNRQRQLPETEWKLGQLLLFLWGSLPRMGSDLRERLTRRRKGAIRSGGRMRAFFEGVKLHPAVFVAGAVAVTAVAVCLSMYTIGATARYDGVELGTVRSAHSVSAAVDQLEEITRQTLSDTDYSIDSAKLEVRTGIVARKELESTDALEENLTQQLGLVDYAYVLYVEGEPVAATTFPGAIEQLLEQLKKGYITDSTVDCYFVENVEVKQEYVDRSLIMNLGYIAEKLNATKAGEVTYTVKSGDVWSLIAEDNGMTNEELLALNPGYDISVLHTGDVLTISRAVPYLTVVNVERQSYLQDVAYSVEYVDDPDMYEGDYEVLSKGVYGKADITANVTVINGTETAREVVSSVTLKEPVAERQARGTKERPTWFPTGSFRWPCYGVITSYFGGRNTGISGASSYHEAIDIANSYGTPIYAADGGTVIYSGWNGGLGYCVKIDHGNGFITWYGHNSDLYVSVGDHVYKGQTIAAMGSTGISSGSHCDFRIQRNGTMVDPLNYLP; from the coding sequence ATGAAACAGGAATTGGAAAATAAGCGTCCCGATTCGGAGGAGCGCCGCAGCATCTGGCAGCGGTGGAAGCAGAATCTGAAGGATTGGGTCTGGTTTTGTAAGGAGCATCCGGACTGGTTGGATCTGGATGTGCAGACGTGGGTATCGACCCATATCGGCCAGCCCCTGCGCCGCCGGTGGCAGCGTCTGCGGGAGCTGCGGCACCAGAACCGGCAGCGGCAGCTGCCGGAGACAGAGTGGAAGCTGGGCCAGCTGCTGCTGTTCCTCTGGGGCAGTTTGCCCCGTATGGGCTCCGACCTCCGGGAGCGGCTCACCCGCCGCCGCAAGGGGGCCATTCGCTCCGGCGGACGGATGCGGGCCTTCTTCGAGGGCGTGAAGCTGCACCCGGCGGTGTTTGTGGCCGGCGCCGTGGCGGTGACGGCCGTGGCGGTGTGCCTGTCCATGTATACCATCGGCGCCACCGCCCGCTATGACGGCGTGGAGCTGGGAACGGTTCGCAGCGCTCACAGCGTCTCGGCGGCAGTGGATCAGCTGGAGGAGATCACCCGGCAGACGCTGTCCGACACCGATTACAGCATCGACAGCGCCAAGCTGGAGGTCCGCACCGGCATCGTGGCCCGGAAGGAGCTGGAGAGCACCGACGCACTGGAGGAGAACCTCACCCAGCAGCTGGGGCTGGTGGATTATGCCTATGTGCTGTATGTGGAGGGGGAGCCGGTGGCGGCCACCACCTTCCCCGGCGCCATCGAGCAGCTGCTGGAGCAGCTGAAAAAGGGCTACATCACCGACAGCACCGTGGACTGCTACTTCGTGGAAAACGTGGAGGTGAAGCAGGAGTACGTGGACCGGTCCCTGATCATGAATCTGGGCTACATCGCCGAGAAGCTCAACGCCACCAAGGCGGGCGAGGTGACCTATACCGTTAAGAGCGGCGATGTGTGGTCCCTCATTGCCGAGGACAACGGCATGACCAATGAGGAACTGCTGGCCCTGAACCCCGGCTATGACATCAGCGTTCTCCACACCGGCGATGTGCTGACCATCTCCCGTGCCGTGCCGTATCTGACGGTGGTGAACGTGGAGCGGCAGAGCTATTTGCAGGATGTGGCGTACAGCGTGGAATATGTGGACGACCCGGATATGTATGAGGGCGACTACGAGGTCCTCAGCAAGGGTGTGTACGGTAAGGCGGACATCACCGCCAACGTCACCGTCATCAACGGCACGGAGACGGCCCGTGAGGTGGTGTCCTCTGTGACGCTGAAGGAGCCGGTGGCTGAGCGGCAGGCACGAGGCACCAAGGAGCGGCCCACGTGGTTCCCCACAGGGTCCTTCCGCTGGCCCTGCTACGGCGTCATCACCTCCTACTTCGGTGGGCGCAACACCGGCATCAGTGGCGCCAGCAGCTATCATGAGGCCATCGATATCGCCAACTCCTACGGTACGCCCATCTACGCCGCCGACGGCGGAACCGTCATCTACTCCGGATGGAACGGCGGTCTGGGCTACTGCGTGAAGATCGATCACGGCAACGGCTTTATCACATGGTACGGCCACAACAGCGACCTCTACGTCTCTGTGGGCGACCACGTGTACAAGGGCCAGACCATCGCCGCCATGGGCTCCACCGGTATCTCCAGCGGTTCCCACTGCGACTTCCGTATCCAGCGCAACGGCACCATGGTGGATCCCCTGAACTATCTGCCTTGA